One stretch of Actinacidiphila sp. DG2A-62 DNA includes these proteins:
- a CDS encoding DUF5302 domain-containing protein, with protein sequence MSETQHTAAAAASPAEAVRDAAPAGDAGADAPDAAAASEASGAPTASAASAASEASAGSASGDASQDTPGDASQDASEDDVKRKFREALARKQGSRRGGAGGGGGPDQSKVHGAHGRAGGPREFRRKSG encoded by the coding sequence ATGAGCGAGACACAGCACACCGCCGCCGCGGCCGCCTCACCCGCCGAGGCCGTCCGGGACGCCGCGCCGGCCGGGGACGCGGGGGCCGACGCGCCGGACGCCGCCGCGGCGTCGGAGGCGTCGGGCGCCCCCACGGCGTCCGCGGCGTCCGCGGCGTCCGAGGCGTCCGCCGGGAGCGCCTCGGGGGACGCGTCGCAGGACACACCGGGGGACGCGTCGCAGGACGCGTCGGAGGACGACGTCAAACGCAAGTTCCGTGAGGCGCTGGCCCGCAAGCAGGGCTCCCGCCGCGGCGGCGCCGGGGGCGGCGGCGGGCCCGACCAGTCCAAGGTCCACGGGGCGCACGGCCGCGCCGGAGGCCCCCGCGAGTTCCGCCGCAAGAGCGGCTGA
- a CDS encoding MBL fold metallo-hydrolase, translated as MTDAGRPPSRLVRMRPAPFGADPAGARLERILRSPNYADGAFVNPVAGSSVATGGLIKSLPESMRKEARRARKPRRPIPVHPTTLADLAKPAASGLRLTWMGHSSVLAEIGGRRVLFDPVWGERCSPFPFAGPRRVHPTPVPLTSLTGLDVVVISHDHYDHLDMPSITALADSDVVFAVPLGVGAHLEHWGVPPERLRELDWNESTEVAGLTLTATPARHFCGRGLRGRQQTLWASWVVTDGDHTVYHSGDTGYFPGFADIGREHGPFDATMIQIGAYSEYWPDIHMTPEEGMRAHLDLSGGTPAGVMLPIHWGTFNLALHPWAEPAEGTVSAARAVGAKIATPRVGAPFEPADPQPDDWWWREVAVRPQGGWPEHPAPPPPPEAPAPRDGVPAEA; from the coding sequence GTGACCGACGCCGGCCGACCGCCGTCCCGACTCGTGAGAATGCGGCCCGCGCCCTTCGGCGCCGACCCCGCCGGCGCCAGGCTGGAGCGCATCCTGCGGTCGCCCAACTACGCCGACGGCGCCTTCGTGAACCCCGTCGCGGGCAGCAGCGTGGCCACCGGCGGCCTGATCAAATCCCTCCCGGAGAGCATGCGCAAGGAGGCACGGCGGGCCCGCAAACCGCGGCGGCCGATCCCGGTGCACCCCACCACGCTCGCCGACCTCGCGAAACCGGCCGCGTCGGGCCTGCGGCTGACCTGGATGGGCCACTCCTCGGTGCTCGCCGAGATCGGCGGGCGGCGGGTGCTGTTCGACCCGGTGTGGGGCGAGCGCTGTTCGCCGTTCCCGTTCGCCGGGCCGCGCCGCGTGCACCCGACGCCCGTCCCGCTCACCTCGCTGACCGGCCTGGACGTCGTGGTCATCTCGCACGACCACTACGACCATCTGGACATGCCGTCGATCACCGCGCTCGCGGACAGCGACGTGGTCTTCGCCGTGCCGCTCGGCGTCGGCGCCCACCTGGAGCACTGGGGCGTGCCCCCGGAGCGGCTGCGCGAGCTGGACTGGAACGAGTCCACCGAGGTCGCCGGGCTGACCCTGACCGCCACCCCGGCCCGGCACTTCTGCGGGCGCGGCCTGCGCGGACGCCAGCAGACGCTCTGGGCGTCGTGGGTGGTCACCGACGGCGACCACACCGTCTACCACAGCGGCGACACCGGCTACTTCCCCGGCTTCGCCGACATCGGCCGCGAACACGGCCCGTTCGACGCGACGATGATCCAGATCGGCGCGTACAGCGAGTACTGGCCGGACATCCACATGACGCCCGAGGAAGGCATGCGCGCCCACCTCGACCTGTCCGGCGGCACGCCGGCCGGCGTGATGCTGCCGATCCACTGGGGCACCTTCAATCTCGCGCTGCACCCCTGGGCGGAGCCCGCCGAGGGCACCGTCTCCGCGGCCCGCGCGGTCGGCGCGAAGATCGCCACCCCGCGGGTCGGCGCGCCCTTCGAGCCCGCGGACCCGCAGCCGGACGACTGGTGGTGGCGCGAGGTCGCCGTCCGCCCGCAGGGCGGCTGGCCCGAGCACCCCGCGCCGCCGCCCCCGCCGGAGGCCCCGGCGCCGCGGGACGGCGTGCCGGCGGAGGCGTAG
- a CDS encoding M3 family metallopeptidase: MALERSGALLNRVHAAFANQASAHLTPTVQEIEPRISAMLAEHDDAVHLNSALYARIRALHDKRDALGLDPESLRLLERYHTRFRRAGAELDEAGRRRLRGLNAEIAAASTAFGQNVLAAGRAGALVLDDPALLAGLSPDAVAAAAANGRALGHDGKWVLSLRNFSNQFELAWLENREVRRRLLAASLDRAQDTNGPLAVTIATLRAERAALLGYDSHAAYVVEDRTAGSTRAVTDLLERLVPPAVANARREAEALAELAGGPVEAWDWAYWSDKLRKQRYDVDEAALRPYFELERVLHDGVFRAAREVYGLTLAERPDLPGYHPDVRVFEVFDADGSGLGLFLADFYARDTKRGGAWMNSLVRQSGLLGHRPVVVNNHNIAKPAPGAPTLLTFTQVDTLFHEFGHALHGLLSAVRYPYFSGTAVPSDFVEFPSQVNEMWSLWPEILGHYAVHHETGEPMPADVVARMKDAAAFGQGFATVEYLAATMLDWAWHTLRAGEDPGDPLAFEARALEDAGLALPAIPPRYRTTYFTHVFSSQYSAGYYSYIWSEVLDADTVDWFASHGGMRRENGDVFRRELLSKGGSVDPMQAFAAVRGRAPDVAPLLRRRGLAN, from the coding sequence GTGGCGCTGGAGCGCAGCGGCGCGCTGCTGAACCGGGTCCACGCGGCCTTCGCCAACCAGGCGTCCGCGCACCTGACGCCGACCGTGCAGGAGATCGAGCCGCGGATCAGCGCGATGCTCGCCGAGCACGACGACGCGGTGCACCTCAACTCCGCGCTCTACGCCCGGATCCGCGCCCTCCACGACAAGCGCGACGCGCTGGGCCTGGACCCCGAGTCGCTGCGGCTGCTGGAGCGCTACCACACCCGCTTCCGCCGGGCCGGCGCCGAACTCGACGAGGCCGGCCGCCGCCGGCTGCGCGGACTGAACGCCGAGATCGCCGCCGCCTCCACCGCCTTCGGCCAGAACGTGCTCGCGGCCGGCCGGGCCGGCGCCCTCGTCCTGGACGACCCCGCCCTGCTGGCCGGCCTGTCCCCGGACGCGGTCGCCGCCGCCGCGGCGAACGGCCGCGCGCTCGGCCACGACGGGAAGTGGGTGCTCAGCCTGCGCAACTTCTCCAACCAGTTCGAACTCGCCTGGCTGGAGAACCGCGAGGTGCGCCGCCGGCTGCTCGCCGCCTCGCTGGACCGGGCCCAGGACACCAACGGCCCGCTGGCCGTCACCATCGCCACCCTGCGCGCCGAGCGCGCCGCCCTGCTCGGCTACGACAGCCACGCCGCCTACGTGGTCGAGGACCGCACCGCGGGCAGCACCCGGGCCGTCACCGACCTGCTGGAGCGCCTGGTGCCGCCGGCCGTCGCCAACGCCCGGCGCGAGGCCGAGGCGCTCGCCGAACTCGCCGGCGGACCGGTCGAGGCGTGGGACTGGGCGTACTGGTCCGACAAGCTCCGCAAACAGCGCTACGACGTCGACGAGGCCGCGCTGCGCCCGTACTTCGAGCTGGAGCGGGTGCTGCACGACGGCGTCTTCCGCGCCGCCCGCGAGGTCTACGGACTGACCCTCGCCGAACGCCCCGACCTGCCGGGCTACCACCCCGACGTCCGGGTCTTCGAGGTCTTCGACGCCGACGGCAGCGGACTCGGGCTGTTCCTCGCCGACTTCTACGCCCGCGACACCAAGCGCGGCGGCGCCTGGATGAACTCCCTGGTCCGCCAGTCGGGGCTGCTCGGCCACCGGCCGGTGGTGGTCAACAACCACAACATCGCCAAGCCGGCGCCCGGCGCGCCCACGCTGCTGACCTTCACCCAGGTGGACACGCTCTTCCACGAGTTCGGCCACGCCCTGCACGGCCTGCTCTCCGCCGTGCGCTACCCGTACTTCTCCGGCACGGCGGTCCCCAGCGACTTCGTCGAATTCCCTTCCCAGGTCAACGAGATGTGGTCGCTGTGGCCCGAGATCCTCGGCCACTACGCGGTGCATCACGAGACCGGCGAGCCGATGCCCGCGGACGTGGTGGCGCGGATGAAGGACGCCGCCGCCTTCGGGCAGGGCTTCGCCACCGTGGAGTACCTGGCCGCGACGATGCTGGACTGGGCCTGGCACACACTGCGCGCCGGCGAGGACCCCGGCGACCCGCTCGCCTTCGAGGCCCGGGCGCTGGAGGACGCCGGACTCGCGCTGCCCGCCATCCCGCCGCGCTACCGCACCACCTACTTCACCCACGTCTTCAGCAGCCAGTACAGCGCGGGCTACTACTCCTACATCTGGAGCGAGGTGCTGGACGCGGACACCGTCGACTGGTTCGCCTCGCACGGCGGAATGCGGCGCGAGAACGGCGACGTCTTCCGCCGCGAACTGCTGTCCAAGGGCGGCAGCGTCGACCCGATGCAGGCGTTCGCCGCGGTCCGCGGGCGCGCACCGGACGTGGCACCACTGCTGCGCCGCCGCGGCCTGGCGAACTGA
- a CDS encoding GNAT family N-acetyltransferase: MGWTLTTDLDAFLAAAGPFLHARPVENSVPLTILDTLRRRGPDAYGPQPPLFGHWQGLGAVGGAGAAGGAGFGEGMPAAGAAASAPGEDVAAAVLQTPPFPPLLTAAPRAAAVALADVWGEAVEAGRAPVPGGVRGEAAAARAFAAGWQRRTGAGLVPRRDTRVHRLAALTPREPAPPGAARVAGPADRTLLLRWQAAFAADVGADVPGGDRAVDDAVAHGLRTLWELPDGRPVAMAGVTLPAAGAVRVVAVYTPPEHRGRGYAGAAVAAVSRAALDAGAREVLLVTDLADPVSNGLYRALGYVPVADTVELDFTPAP, encoded by the coding sequence ATGGGCTGGACGCTGACCACCGACCTCGACGCCTTCCTCGCCGCCGCCGGCCCCTTCCTGCACGCCCGCCCGGTGGAGAACTCGGTACCGCTCACCATCCTCGACACCCTGCGCCGCCGGGGCCCGGACGCGTACGGGCCGCAGCCGCCGCTGTTCGGCCACTGGCAGGGGCTGGGTGCGGTGGGTGGGGCGGGCGCGGCCGGGGGAGCGGGGTTCGGGGAAGGCATGCCCGCAGCCGGGGCAGCCGCGTCCGCGCCTGGGGAGGACGTCGCCGCCGCCGTGCTCCAGACGCCGCCGTTCCCGCCGCTGCTCACGGCCGCGCCGCGGGCCGCGGCGGTCGCGCTGGCGGACGTGTGGGGGGAGGCCGTCGAGGCCGGTCGGGCTCCCGTGCCCGGCGGAGTGCGCGGCGAGGCGGCGGCGGCCCGCGCGTTCGCCGCCGGGTGGCAGCGGCGCACCGGCGCGGGCCTGGTGCCGCGTCGCGACACCCGCGTCCACCGGCTGGCCGCACTCACCCCGCGCGAGCCCGCGCCGCCGGGCGCGGCCCGGGTCGCCGGTCCGGCCGACCGGACGCTGCTGCTGCGCTGGCAGGCCGCGTTCGCCGCCGACGTCGGCGCGGACGTGCCCGGCGGCGACCGGGCCGTCGATGACGCCGTCGCCCACGGGCTGCGCACGCTGTGGGAGTTGCCGGACGGCCGTCCCGTGGCGATGGCGGGCGTCACCCTGCCCGCCGCAGGGGCGGTCCGCGTGGTGGCCGTCTACACACCGCCCGAGCACCGCGGCCGCGGCTACGCCGGCGCCGCCGTCGCCGCGGTCTCCCGCGCGGCCCTGGACGCCGGCGCGCGCGAGGTGCTGCTCGTCACCGACCTCGCCGACCCGGTCAGCAACGGCCTGTACCGCGCGCTCGGTTACGTGCCGGTGGCCGACACGGTCGAACTCGACTTCACGCCCGCGCCCTGA